One Pseudomonas rhizophila DNA window includes the following coding sequences:
- a CDS encoding tRNA dihydrouridine synthase, protein MQIALAPMEGLVDNILRDVLTRVGGIDWCVTEFIRINDRLLTPAYFHKLAPELLTGARTAAGVPLRVQLLGSDPVCLAENAALACELGSQVIDLNFGCPAKTVNKSRGGAVLLKEPELLNEIVEHVRRAVPRHIPVTAKMRLGFDSPDGALVCATALAEGGAAHIVVHARTKTDGYKPPAHWEWIPRVQEVVKVPVFANGDIWSVEDWRRCREISGVEDIMLGRGLVSRPDLARQIAAARAGEEVIELSWAELQPMLEDFWVQVVEQLTPRQAPGRLKQWLAMLTRNYPEAVELFTALRRETDLDAVGHLLGVQRTEAA, encoded by the coding sequence ATGCAAATTGCCCTGGCGCCCATGGAGGGGTTGGTTGACAACATCCTGCGGGACGTTCTGACCCGTGTTGGCGGTATCGACTGGTGCGTGACCGAGTTCATTCGCATCAATGACCGTCTGCTCACACCGGCCTATTTCCACAAGCTTGCCCCTGAGCTGCTGACCGGTGCCCGGACCGCTGCCGGCGTACCGCTGCGGGTGCAATTGCTGGGTTCCGATCCGGTGTGCCTGGCGGAAAACGCCGCATTGGCCTGCGAGCTGGGTTCGCAGGTTATCGACCTGAACTTCGGCTGTCCGGCCAAGACTGTGAATAAATCACGGGGTGGGGCGGTGTTGCTCAAAGAGCCGGAGCTGCTCAACGAAATTGTCGAGCACGTGCGCCGCGCGGTGCCCAGGCACATTCCCGTTACCGCCAAGATGCGCCTGGGTTTCGACAGCCCGGATGGGGCGTTGGTCTGTGCCACGGCATTGGCCGAAGGTGGCGCGGCGCACATTGTGGTGCATGCGCGGACCAAGACCGACGGCTATAAACCACCGGCCCACTGGGAGTGGATCCCACGGGTTCAGGAGGTGGTCAAGGTCCCGGTATTCGCCAACGGCGATATCTGGAGCGTTGAAGACTGGCGCCGGTGCCGCGAGATCAGTGGTGTGGAAGACATCATGCTCGGCCGCGGACTCGTTTCCCGTCCTGATCTGGCCCGGCAGATCGCTGCGGCCAGGGCCGGTGAAGAGGTGATCGAGCTGTCCTGGGCCGAATTGCAACCGATGCTCGAGGACTTCTGGGTGCAGGTGGTCGAGCAATTGACCCCACGCCAGGCGCCCGGCCGGTTGAAGCAGTGGCTGGCGATGCTGACTCGCAATTATCCCGAAGCGGTGGAGCTGTTTACCGCCCTGCGCCGGGAAACCGACCTGGACGCGGTAGGCCATTTGCTGGGCGTGCAGCGCACCGAAGCGGCCTGA
- a CDS encoding Hsp20 family protein, translating into MSTAFSLAPLFRSSVGFDRFNDLFETALRNEPGSSYPPYNVEKHGDDEYRIVVAAAGFQEDDLDLQVEKGVLTISGGKREASNDSVTYLHQGIAQRAFKLSFRLADHIEIKSAGLSNGLLSIDLLRVIPEEAKAKRIPINGAQQQPALQN; encoded by the coding sequence ATGAGTACTGCATTTTCCCTGGCCCCTCTGTTCCGTTCCTCGGTGGGCTTCGACCGTTTCAACGACCTGTTCGAAACCGCCTTGCGCAACGAACCGGGCAGTAGCTATCCACCCTACAACGTGGAAAAACATGGCGATGACGAGTATCGCATCGTGGTTGCCGCCGCCGGGTTCCAGGAAGACGACCTGGACCTGCAAGTGGAAAAAGGTGTGCTGACCATCAGCGGTGGTAAGCGCGAAGCGAGCAACGACAGCGTGACCTACCTGCACCAGGGTATCGCCCAGCGTGCGTTCAAGCTGTCCTTCCGGTTGGCCGATCATATCGAGATCAAATCCGCCGGCCTGAGCAACGGTCTGTTGAGCATCGACCTGTTGCGAGTGATCCCGGAAGAGGCGAAAGCCAAGCGCATCCCGATCAACGGGGCGCAGCAACAACCCGCGCTGCAAAACTGA
- a CDS encoding EAL domain-containing protein, with protein sequence MPKSADQFPPLPRIQALDPKRSEQSWDSAPQLLAALNGARLGAWSWDIDTGRISWSRGTQALFGFDPRQPLPADVDYLDLLLPQDRAKAIRAFHAAVAGAPLEQAMHHRIVWPDGSLHWLEINGSVLPDKHGRPRMIGVIREITHQREREQALRNSEKRFATLFHLCPNMVLLTRQEDGLIIEANQYFESLFGWPLHDIIGRTTLELGLWVDPGQRAKLVEIIKANGEMASMEVELQASNGQIHSGLLSAQKVELEGQPYLLSTFLDTTERKLAEQALKDSQERLDLALDSAQLGTWDWHIPSGMLYGSARAAQLHGLEPKPFHESFDAFFEGVPDDERNNMRNAYRSLREGPAGNYQLTYRVQMPDGSARYLESRARLYRNDDGSPLRMAGTLLDITDQVEREQSLAASEEKFATLFQVSPDPICVTHQDSGRFLEINSSFTQTFGWSATDVIGLSADEIGLWDASGSSLQRIERVIRERSLNNVAVVVHHKNGQPLTCVISSRQINVGNQPCIVTTLRDISQQQRSEAALKASEEKFAKAFHSSPDAITITERDSGRYLEVNDGFCRLTGYRADEVIGHTVYEVGIWAEEKQRMALLAELELKGRVHHQEMLGRNKRGEILTVEVSVEPIMLNETACLLLTARDVSLLRNAEAQIRHLAYHDPLTNLPNRALLMDRLSQQIALLKRHNLRGALLFLDLDHFKHINDSLGHPVGDTVLKIITARLEASVRLEDTVARLGGDEFVVLLSGLEGTRSAVSQQVQNLADTLRELLSEPMFLDGQRLQVTPSIGMALIPDHGSTPTDLLKRADIALYRAKDSGRNTSQMFHTTMQKAASERLRMETDLRQALARGEFSVHFQPQVDARDNRIIGAETLVRWHHPELGAQSPNEFIKVLEDSGLILEVGTWILDEACNGFKQLIAKGKIDPLQFSLCVNISPRQFRQSDFVERIESCLATYGLPYAMLKLEITEGIVIQNLDDTIAKMRRLKKLGVSFAMDDFGTGYSSLTYLKRLPVDTLKIDQSFVRDATSDPNDTEIIRAIVAMARSLELEVIAEGVETPEQLSFLQGLGCHLYQGYLHSRPLPLDAFERLLP encoded by the coding sequence ATGCCCAAATCCGCTGACCAATTCCCGCCCCTGCCGCGCATTCAGGCGCTAGACCCGAAACGGTCCGAGCAAAGCTGGGACAGCGCCCCCCAGTTGCTGGCCGCCTTGAACGGCGCGCGCCTGGGAGCCTGGTCGTGGGACATTGATACCGGGCGGATCAGTTGGTCACGGGGCACCCAGGCGCTGTTCGGCTTCGATCCGCGCCAGCCATTGCCGGCGGATGTGGACTATCTGGACCTGTTGCTCCCCCAAGACCGAGCAAAGGCCATCCGCGCCTTTCATGCGGCTGTGGCCGGTGCGCCGCTGGAACAGGCCATGCACCATCGCATCGTCTGGCCCGACGGCAGCCTGCACTGGCTGGAAATCAACGGCAGCGTATTACCCGACAAACACGGCCGCCCGCGGATGATCGGAGTAATCCGGGAGATCACGCACCAGCGCGAACGGGAGCAGGCACTGCGCAACTCGGAAAAACGCTTCGCCACGCTCTTTCACCTATGTCCGAATATGGTGTTGCTGACCCGCCAGGAAGACGGGCTGATCATCGAGGCCAACCAGTATTTCGAAAGTCTGTTTGGCTGGCCGCTGCACGACATCATCGGCCGCACGACGCTGGAACTGGGCCTATGGGTCGACCCCGGACAGCGGGCAAAACTGGTGGAGATCATCAAGGCCAACGGCGAAATGGCGAGCATGGAGGTGGAACTGCAGGCCAGCAATGGTCAGATCCACAGCGGCCTGCTCAGCGCCCAGAAGGTCGAGCTGGAAGGCCAACCTTATCTGCTGAGCACCTTCCTCGATACCACCGAACGCAAACTCGCCGAACAGGCCCTCAAGGACAGCCAGGAACGCCTTGATCTGGCCCTCGATTCGGCGCAACTGGGCACCTGGGACTGGCATATTCCCAGCGGCATGCTCTACGGCTCGGCCCGGGCGGCGCAGTTGCATGGCCTGGAGCCCAAGCCGTTCCACGAGTCGTTCGATGCGTTTTTCGAAGGGGTGCCCGATGACGAGCGCAACAACATGCGCAACGCCTACCGCAGCCTGCGGGAAGGCCCGGCGGGGAATTATCAACTGACCTACCGCGTACAAATGCCGGACGGCAGCGCCCGATACCTGGAAAGCCGCGCACGTCTCTATCGCAATGACGACGGCAGCCCGCTGCGCATGGCCGGTACCTTGCTGGACATCACTGACCAGGTAGAACGCGAACAGAGCCTGGCGGCGTCGGAAGAAAAATTCGCCACCCTGTTCCAGGTCAGCCCCGACCCGATCTGCGTAACTCATCAGGATAGTGGCCGGTTCCTCGAAATCAATTCCAGCTTCACCCAGACCTTCGGCTGGTCAGCCACCGACGTGATCGGCCTGAGCGCCGACGAAATCGGCCTGTGGGACGCCTCGGGGAGCAGCCTGCAACGCATCGAAAGGGTGATACGCGAGCGCTCCCTGAACAACGTGGCCGTCGTCGTCCACCATAAAAACGGCCAGCCGCTGACATGCGTGATTTCCAGTCGCCAGATCAACGTCGGCAACCAGCCCTGCATTGTCACCACCCTGCGGGATATCTCCCAGCAGCAGCGCTCTGAAGCGGCCCTCAAGGCCAGCGAGGAGAAATTCGCCAAGGCTTTCCATTCCAGCCCTGACGCCATCACCATCACCGAACGCGACAGCGGCCGCTACCTCGAAGTCAATGACGGCTTCTGCCGCCTGACCGGCTACCGCGCCGACGAAGTGATCGGGCATACGGTCTACGAGGTCGGTATCTGGGCCGAAGAAAAACAACGCATGGCATTGCTGGCCGAACTGGAGCTCAAGGGCCGGGTGCATCACCAGGAAATGCTCGGGCGCAATAAACGCGGAGAGATCCTCACGGTGGAGGTCTCGGTCGAACCGATCATGCTCAATGAGACGGCCTGCCTGCTGCTGACCGCCCGGGACGTGAGCCTGTTGCGCAATGCCGAAGCACAGATCCGCCACCTGGCCTATCACGATCCGCTGACCAACCTGCCCAACCGCGCCTTACTGATGGATCGGCTGAGCCAGCAGATCGCCTTGCTCAAGCGCCATAACCTGCGGGGCGCTCTGCTGTTTCTGGACCTGGACCACTTCAAGCACATCAACGACTCCCTGGGCCACCCGGTGGGCGACACGGTGCTGAAAATCATCACCGCACGCCTGGAAGCCAGCGTGCGCCTGGAAGACACCGTGGCGAGGCTGGGCGGCGACGAATTCGTGGTGCTGCTCAGCGGCTTGGAAGGCACCCGCAGCGCAGTCAGCCAACAGGTACAGAACCTGGCCGACACTCTGCGCGAATTACTGTCGGAGCCGATGTTTCTCGATGGCCAACGGTTGCAGGTCACGCCGAGCATCGGCATGGCGCTGATTCCCGACCATGGCTCCACCCCCACCGACCTGCTCAAGCGCGCCGACATTGCGCTGTACCGCGCCAAGGATTCGGGGCGCAACACCTCGCAGATGTTCCACACCACCATGCAAAAAGCCGCCAGCGAACGGCTGCGCATGGAAACCGACCTGCGCCAGGCCTTGGCTCGCGGGGAGTTCAGCGTACATTTCCAACCTCAGGTCGACGCCCGGGACAACCGCATCATCGGCGCCGAAACGCTGGTGCGCTGGCATCACCCCGAATTGGGCGCCCAATCGCCGAATGAATTCATCAAAGTGCTGGAGGACAGCGGGCTGATTCTGGAAGTTGGCACCTGGATTCTCGATGAAGCCTGCAACGGCTTCAAACAACTGATCGCCAAGGGCAAGATCGATCCGCTGCAATTCAGCCTGTGCGTGAATATCAGCCCACGGCAGTTCCGCCAGAGCGACTTCGTCGAGCGCATCGAAAGCTGCCTCGCCACCTATGGCCTGCCTTACGCCATGCTCAAGCTGGAAATCACTGAGGGCATCGTGATCCAGAATCTGGACGACACCATCGCCAAGATGCGTCGCCTGAAAAAATTGGGAGTGAGCTTCGCCATGGACGATTTCGGGACCGGTTATTCGTCGCTGACCTACCTTAAACGTCTGCCGGTGGACACCTTGAAAATCGATCAGTCATTCGTGCGCGACGCCACCAGCGACCCCAACGATACCGAAATCATCCGCGCCATCGTCGCCATGGCCCGCAGCCTTGAGCTGGAGGTGATCGCCGAAGGTGTCGAAACCCCGGAACAACTGAGTTTCCTGCAGGGGCTGGGTTGCCATTTGTACCAGGGCTACCTGCACAGTCGGCCGTTGCCGCTAGACGCGTTTGAGCGACTGTTGCCCTGA
- a CDS encoding TetR/AcrR family transcriptional regulator, whose amino-acid sequence MSDKKAQTRERILKAASAALIQRGPAEPSVGEVMGAAGLTVGGFYAHFESKDALMLEAFKQLLSQRRGLIADMDAELSGEERRTLAAAFYLSRKHRDTTDLACPIPASVGELGRLPDEFREVLNEHIELMVAQLAASPEDADKALADIALMVGGLALARALGPGELSDRLLRAAKSAVR is encoded by the coding sequence ATGAGCGATAAAAAAGCGCAAACCCGCGAACGCATACTCAAGGCCGCCAGTGCTGCGCTGATTCAGCGGGGTCCGGCCGAGCCGAGTGTCGGCGAAGTGATGGGCGCCGCCGGGCTGACAGTGGGCGGCTTCTATGCCCACTTCGAAAGCAAGGATGCCTTGATGCTCGAGGCATTCAAGCAACTGCTCAGCCAGCGTCGTGGCTTGATCGCTGACATGGATGCCGAGCTGAGCGGTGAGGAGCGGCGAACCCTGGCAGCCGCGTTCTACCTGTCGCGCAAGCACCGTGATACCACCGATCTGGCCTGCCCGATCCCGGCATCGGTCGGCGAGCTCGGGCGGCTGCCGGATGAGTTTCGTGAGGTGCTCAATGAGCATATTGAGCTGATGGTTGCGCAGTTGGCGGCCAGCCCGGAAGACGCCGATAAGGCCTTGGCTGACATTGCCCTGATGGTCGGCGGCCTGGCCTTGGCGCGAGCGTTGGGCCCGGGAGAGTTATCGGATCGGTTGCTGCGCGCTGCCAAGTCGGCGGTGCGATGA
- a CDS encoding acyl-CoA thioesterase — MGWDRATPFIIDLQVNAEDIDGLGHANNAVYVTWLERCAWRHSQRLGLDLVEYRRLDRAMAVVRHEIDYLAAAYEGDELQLATWIVDWDQRLKMNRHFQLIRPSDNTTLLRAQTTFVCIELSTGRPKRMPPEFIEGYGPALMTSGILID; from the coding sequence ATGGGCTGGGATAGGGCAACGCCGTTCATTATTGATCTTCAAGTAAATGCCGAAGACATCGACGGGCTGGGCCACGCCAATAACGCGGTATACGTCACCTGGCTTGAGCGCTGTGCCTGGCGCCATTCCCAGCGCCTGGGGCTGGATCTGGTGGAGTATCGGCGGCTGGACCGGGCCATGGCGGTTGTGCGTCATGAGATCGATTACCTGGCGGCGGCCTACGAAGGTGACGAGTTGCAACTGGCTACCTGGATCGTCGACTGGGATCAGCGATTGAAGATGAATCGGCATTTCCAGCTGATTCGCCCCAGCGACAACACCACGTTATTGCGGGCCCAGACCACATTTGTCTGCATTGAACTGTCCACCGGCAGGCCCAAGCGCATGCCACCGGAGTTCATCGAGGGTTATGGTCCTGCGCTGATGACATCCGGCATTCTCATAGACTGA
- the leuC gene encoding 3-isopropylmalate dehydratase large subunit yields the protein MAGKTLYDKLWDSHLVKQRDDGSALIYIDRHIIHEVTSPQAFEGLRLAGRKPWRIDANIATPDHNVPTTPERKGGIEAIADQVSRLQVQTLDDNCDEYGIVEFKMNDVRQGIVHVIGPEQGATLPGMTVVCGDSHTSTHGAFGALAHGIGTSEVEHVLATQCLVAKKMKNMLVRVEGKLPFGVTAKDIVLAVIGKIGTAGGNGHAIEFAGSAIRDLSVEGRMTICNMSIEAGARVGLVAADEKTVEYVKGRPFAPKGAEWDMAVQAWKDLVSDADAQFDTVVELDATQIKPQVSWGTSPEMVLAVDQNVPDPAQEMDLVKRDSIVRALKYMGLSANQAITDIQLDRVFIGSCTNSRIEDLRAAAVIAKGRKIASTIKQAIVVPGSGLVKAQAEAEGLDKIFLEAGFEWREPGCSMCLAMNPDRLESGEHCASTSNRNFEGRQGAGGRTHLVSPAMAAAAAVNGRFVDVRELI from the coding sequence ATGGCCGGCAAAACGCTCTACGACAAGCTCTGGGATTCGCATTTGGTCAAGCAGCGCGACGATGGTTCGGCGCTGATCTACATCGACCGTCACATCATCCATGAAGTGACTTCGCCGCAAGCCTTCGAAGGCCTGCGTCTGGCCGGGCGCAAGCCGTGGCGCATCGATGCCAATATCGCGACCCCGGACCACAACGTACCGACCACGCCGGAGCGCAAGGGCGGCATCGAAGCCATTGCCGATCAGGTGTCGCGCTTGCAGGTTCAGACCCTTGACGATAACTGTGACGAATACGGCATCGTTGAATTCAAGATGAATGACGTGCGCCAGGGTATCGTTCACGTCATTGGCCCGGAGCAGGGCGCGACTTTGCCCGGCATGACCGTGGTCTGCGGCGACTCCCATACTTCCACCCATGGTGCGTTTGGCGCCTTGGCCCACGGCATCGGCACCTCCGAGGTCGAGCACGTGCTCGCTACCCAGTGCCTGGTCGCCAAGAAAATGAAAAACATGCTGGTGCGCGTCGAGGGCAAGCTGCCGTTTGGCGTGACCGCCAAAGACATCGTCCTGGCCGTGATCGGCAAGATCGGCACTGCCGGTGGTAACGGCCATGCCATCGAGTTCGCCGGCAGCGCCATCCGCGATTTGTCCGTGGAAGGGCGCATGACCATCTGCAACATGTCCATCGAAGCCGGCGCTCGTGTCGGGCTGGTGGCCGCCGATGAAAAAACCGTGGAGTACGTCAAGGGCCGTCCGTTCGCCCCCAAGGGCGCCGAGTGGGACATGGCGGTGCAAGCCTGGAAAGACCTGGTTTCCGATGCCGACGCGCAGTTCGACACCGTGGTCGAACTCGACGCGACGCAAATCAAGCCGCAAGTCAGCTGGGGCACTTCCCCGGAAATGGTCCTGGCCGTGGACCAGAACGTTCCCGATCCTGCCCAGGAGATGGATCTGGTCAAGCGAGACTCCATCGTCCGCGCCCTGAAATACATGGGTTTGAGCGCCAACCAGGCGATCACCGACATTCAGTTGGACCGTGTGTTCATTGGCTCCTGCACCAACTCGCGGATCGAAGACCTGCGCGCAGCGGCGGTGATCGCCAAGGGCCGCAAAATCGCCTCGACCATCAAGCAGGCCATCGTGGTGCCAGGCTCGGGCCTGGTGAAGGCCCAGGCGGAAGCCGAAGGTCTGGACAAGATTTTCCTCGAGGCCGGTTTCGAATGGCGTGAGCCTGGGTGCTCGATGTGCCTGGCGATGAACCCGGACCGTTTGGAGTCGGGCGAGCATTGCGCCTCCACCTCCAACCGTAACTTCGAAGGCCGTCAGGGCGCCGGTGGCCGTACGCATCTGGTCAGCCCGGCCATGGCCGCCGCCGCCGCCGTCAACGGCCGTTTCGTCGACGTCCGTGAATTGATCTGA
- the gltX gene encoding glutamate--tRNA ligase, with amino-acid sequence MTTVRTRIAPSPTGDPHVGTAYIALFNYCFAKQHGGEFILRIEDTDQLRSTRESEQQIFDALRWLGIDWSEGPDVGGPHGPYRQSERGDIYQQYCQQLVDMGHAFPCFCTAEELDQMRAEQMARGETPRYDGRALLLSKEEVARRLAAGEPHVIRMKVPTEGVCVVPDMLRGDVEIPWDRMDMQVLMKTDGLPTYFLANVVDDHLMGITHVLRGEEWLPSAPKLILLYEYFGWEQPQLCYMPLLRNPDKSKLSKRKNPTSVTFYERMGFMPEAMLNYLGRMGWSMPDEREKFSLQEMVEHFDLSRVSLGGPIFDVEKLSWLNGQWLRDLPVEEFAARVQKWAFNPEYMMKIAPHVQGRVETFSQIAPLAGFFFAGGVTPDAKLFESKKLSGDQVRQLMQLILWKLESLRQWEKDSITATIQAVVESLELKLRDAMPLMFAAITGQASSVSVLDAMEILGPDLTRFRLRQAIDLLGGVSKKENKEWEKLLGAIA; translated from the coding sequence ATGACCACCGTCCGCACCCGCATCGCGCCTTCGCCCACTGGCGATCCCCATGTCGGCACCGCTTACATCGCTTTGTTCAACTATTGCTTTGCCAAGCAGCACGGCGGTGAGTTCATCCTGCGGATCGAGGACACCGACCAGCTGCGTTCGACCCGCGAGTCCGAACAGCAGATCTTCGACGCCCTGCGCTGGCTGGGCATCGACTGGAGCGAAGGTCCGGACGTTGGCGGCCCGCACGGTCCCTACCGCCAGAGCGAGCGCGGTGACATCTATCAGCAGTACTGTCAGCAACTGGTAGACATGGGCCACGCCTTCCCGTGCTTCTGCACCGCCGAAGAGCTGGACCAGATGCGCGCCGAGCAGATGGCCCGCGGCGAGACCCCACGCTACGACGGCCGCGCGCTGCTGCTGTCCAAGGAAGAAGTCGCCCGTCGCCTGGCCGCTGGCGAGCCCCATGTGATCCGCATGAAGGTGCCGACCGAAGGCGTCTGTGTGGTGCCGGACATGCTGCGCGGCGATGTCGAGATCCCGTGGGATCGCATGGACATGCAAGTGCTGATGAAGACCGACGGCCTGCCGACGTATTTCCTGGCGAACGTGGTCGACGATCACCTGATGGGCATCACCCACGTCTTGCGCGGTGAAGAGTGGCTGCCGTCGGCGCCGAAACTGATCCTGCTCTACGAATACTTCGGCTGGGAACAACCGCAGCTGTGCTACATGCCACTGCTGCGTAACCCTGACAAGAGCAAGCTGTCCAAGCGCAAGAACCCGACGTCGGTGACCTTCTACGAGCGCATGGGCTTCATGCCTGAGGCGATGCTCAACTACCTGGGGCGCATGGGCTGGTCGATGCCGGACGAGCGCGAGAAGTTCTCGCTGCAGGAAATGGTCGAGCACTTCGACCTGTCGCGGGTGTCGCTGGGTGGTCCGATCTTCGATGTCGAGAAACTCTCCTGGCTCAACGGTCAGTGGTTGCGTGACCTGCCGGTGGAGGAGTTTGCTGCGCGTGTACAGAAGTGGGCATTCAACCCTGAGTACATGATGAAAATCGCTCCCCATGTGCAGGGCAGGGTGGAGACGTTCAGCCAGATCGCACCCCTGGCCGGCTTCTTCTTTGCCGGCGGCGTGACCCCGGATGCGAAGCTGTTCGAGTCCAAGAAGCTTTCCGGTGATCAGGTGCGCCAATTGATGCAACTGATCCTGTGGAAGCTCGAAAGTCTGCGTCAGTGGGAAAAGGACAGCATCACCGCGACCATCCAGGCCGTGGTCGAATCGCTGGAGCTGAAACTGCGTGATGCCATGCCGCTGATGTTCGCCGCCATTACTGGCCAGGCCAGCTCGGTGTCGGTGCTCGATGCCATGGAGATCCTTGGCCCGGACCTGACCCGTTTCCGTCTGCGCCAGGCCATCGATCTGCTCGGTGGTGTGTCGAAGAAGGAGAACAAGGAGTGGGAAAAACTGCTGGGCGCGATTGCCTGA
- a CDS encoding alpha/beta fold hydrolase, with the protein MNRFSWIRGVNGTLGWVAPGLVAKKMRSLFMRPRDLPPRDWELPLLATSERITLRFGLSALRWGKGPTVLLMHGWEGRPTQFAALITALVGAGYTVVALDGPAHGRSPGREANVLLFARAMLEAAAELPPLQAVVGHSMGGASAMLAVQLGLRTETLVSIAAPARILGVLRGFARMMGLPPKARSAFIRQVENDVGMPASRMDVAHYQLDVPGLIVHAEDDTFVSVKESQLIHEAWFDSRLLRLPQGGHQRVLADPRVIDGVLSLLAGRSLQARQSA; encoded by the coding sequence ATGAACAGGTTTAGCTGGATTCGTGGCGTCAATGGCACGCTGGGATGGGTGGCTCCGGGCCTGGTGGCGAAGAAGATGCGATCGCTGTTCATGCGTCCCCGGGACTTGCCGCCAAGGGATTGGGAGCTGCCATTGCTGGCGACCTCCGAGCGCATCACCTTACGCTTCGGTCTGTCCGCCTTGCGTTGGGGCAAAGGTCCGACCGTCTTGTTGATGCATGGCTGGGAAGGGCGACCCACGCAATTTGCCGCGCTGATCACGGCGCTGGTAGGTGCCGGCTACACGGTGGTGGCGTTGGACGGCCCGGCCCATGGCCGCTCACCTGGGCGCGAGGCCAATGTCCTGCTGTTCGCCAGGGCCATGCTCGAAGCCGCGGCGGAGTTACCACCGCTGCAAGCCGTGGTTGGGCATTCCATGGGTGGTGCCAGTGCCATGCTCGCGGTTCAGCTGGGGTTGCGGACCGAGACTCTGGTCAGCATTGCGGCGCCTGCGCGCATTCTTGGCGTGCTGCGTGGGTTCGCCCGGATGATGGGGCTGCCGCCCAAGGCGCGATCGGCCTTCATTCGCCAAGTGGAAAACGATGTGGGCATGCCGGCTTCGAGGATGGATGTCGCCCATTACCAACTGGACGTGCCCGGGCTGATTGTCCATGCCGAGGACGACACCTTCGTTTCGGTCAAGGAATCGCAACTGATTCACGAAGCCTGGTTCGACAGCCGCTTGCTGCGCTTGCCGCAGGGCGGCCACCAGCGGGTGCTGGCCGATCCTCGCGTCATTGATGGCGTGTTATCCCTGCTGGCCGGGCGCAGTCTGCAAGCGCGGCAATCGGCTTGA
- a CDS encoding LysR family transcriptional regulator has product MDLASLNAFIAIAETGSFSGAGERLHLTQPAISKRIAGLEQQLKVRLFDRLGREVGLTEAGRALLPRAYQILNVLDDTRRALTNLTGEVTGRLTLATSHHIGLHRLPPLLREFTRRYPEVALDIQFLDSEVAYEEILHGRAELAVITLAPEPHTLVRATPVWDDPLDFVVAPEHALLDNGPVSLADIALHPAVFPGGNTFTHHIVQRLFEAQGLTPNIAMSTNYLETIKMMVSIGLAWSVLPRTMLDEQVARIPLPGIQLSRQLGYILHTERTLSNAARAFMSLLDAQIDLPGKRA; this is encoded by the coding sequence ATGGACCTCGCCAGCCTTAACGCCTTTATCGCCATCGCCGAGACCGGCAGTTTCTCCGGCGCCGGTGAACGCCTGCACCTGACCCAGCCGGCCATCAGCAAGCGTATCGCCGGGCTGGAGCAACAGCTCAAAGTGCGTCTGTTCGATCGGCTCGGTCGAGAAGTCGGCCTGACCGAGGCTGGCCGAGCCCTTCTGCCACGGGCCTATCAGATTCTGAACGTGCTGGATGACACCCGCCGCGCCCTGACCAACCTGACCGGCGAAGTGACCGGACGCCTGACGCTCGCCACCAGCCACCATATCGGCCTGCATCGGCTGCCACCTCTATTGAGGGAGTTCACCCGACGCTACCCTGAGGTGGCGCTGGATATTCAGTTCCTCGATTCGGAAGTGGCCTACGAAGAAATTCTCCACGGCCGGGCGGAGCTGGCGGTCATCACCCTGGCCCCGGAACCGCACACGCTGGTACGCGCCACGCCGGTGTGGGACGACCCCCTGGATTTCGTGGTGGCGCCGGAACACGCGCTGTTGGACAACGGCCCGGTCAGCCTGGCAGACATCGCCTTGCATCCGGCGGTTTTCCCCGGCGGCAATACCTTTACCCACCACATTGTTCAACGCCTGTTCGAAGCCCAGGGCCTGACGCCGAACATCGCCATGAGCACGAATTATCTGGAAACCATAAAAATGATGGTCTCCATCGGCCTGGCCTGGAGCGTCCTGCCGCGCACCATGCTCGATGAACAGGTGGCACGCATTCCTTTGCCGGGCATACAGCTCAGTCGCCAGCTAGGCTATATCTTGCACACCGAACGGACGCTGTCGAATGCTGCACGGGCTTTCATGTCCTTACTGGACGCACAAATCGATCTGCCAGGGAAAAGGGCATAG